The proteins below come from a single Cannabis sativa cultivar Pink pepper isolate KNU-18-1 chromosome 3, ASM2916894v1, whole genome shotgun sequence genomic window:
- the LOC115711340 gene encoding uncharacterized protein LOC115711340, with protein sequence MQDPIGIPACFSSTEKLSDDPAAVTRSGQSVVMSIYRTKIANHSRLITVTWCKNLLLHGLSVSVESPDKETQYNCKVELKPWYFWRKNGSKRFVVDNKPVDIFWDLRNVKFNGETEPNSDYYVAVVCDQEVVLLLGDLRKEAYKKTGSRPSLIDPILVSRKEHVFGKKKFLTRAKFHEKGRLHEISIECRNRAVNNGNFPSGVEPEMEIKLDGHLLIHVKHLQWKFRGNESIHINKLRVEVYWDVHDWLFSPGLRHALFIFKPIISSSTSLSSLSSSSSSSPPLSSLASTPLSSQTGSSGSLESLNPTGSSEFCLFLYAWKVE encoded by the coding sequence ATGCAAGACCCAATAGGAATTCCTGCTTGTTTTTCATCAACTGAGAAGCTGAGTGATGATCCAGCAGCAGTAACCAGGTCAGGTCAAAGTGTTGTTATGTCCATTTACAGAACCAAGATTGCTAATCACAGCCGCTTAATCACAGTCACTTGGTGTAAGAATCTTTTACTCCATGGCTTATCAGTATCAGTAGAAAGCCCAGATAAAGAAACCCAATACAACTGCAAAGTGGAGCTTAAGCCATGGTACTTCTGGAGGAAAAATGGGTCAAAGCGTTTTGTAGTGGATAATAAACCAGTCGACATTTTCTGGGACCTGAGGAATGTAAAGTTCAATGGTGAAACAGAGCCAAATTCAGATTACTATGTTGCAGTTGTTTGTGACCAAGAAGTAGTCTTGCTTCTTGGTGACTTAAGGAAAGAAGCTTACAAGAAAACTGGTTCTAGGCCTTCTTTGATCGATCCCATATTGGTTTCGAGGAAAGAACATGTTTTTGGCAAGAAAAAATTCTTAACCAGAGCTAAATTCCACGAAAAGGGTAGACTTCATGAGATCTCAATAGAGTGCAGGAACAGAGCTGTCAACAATGGCAATTTCCCAAGTGGGGTTGAGCCAGAAATGGAAATCAAACTAGATGGGCATCTTTTAATTCATGTCAAGCATCTTCAATGGAAGTTCAGAGGTAATGAATCGATTCATATCAACAAGTTAAGAGTTGAGGTTTATTGGGATGTTCATGATTGGCTTTTCAGTCCAGGTTTAAGGCATGCTTTGTTTATTTTCAAGCCAATTATATCTTCTTCTACATCTCTATCATCActttcatcatcttcttcttcttctccaccCTTGTCTTCATTGGCATCAACTCCATTGTCGTCTCAGACAGGGAGCTCAGGATCATTAGAGAGCTTAAACCCAACTGGGTCATCTGAGTTTTGCTTATTTCTTTATGCTTGGAAAGTTGaatga
- the LOC133035766 gene encoding uncharacterized protein LOC133035766, giving the protein MNLASFDASIEQPAKALDLQHTVPSPPQDIRSSLVIPPSIGATSMAAPAMPSRSIPPVTIGNVLLTNLGPHNADPVSLQLSSHDCPTNEDNPYFVGSGDHPGLILVTPPLFDHNFQQWRQDFHLALEDKNKTGFIDGTLPQPDPTSHLFHSWIRYNQMVMSWIIHCVCLDIKSSVMFLDTAYKMWIELTNRFSQGNGPCLVELQESLTDLR; this is encoded by the coding sequence ATGAATTTAGCATCTTTTGATGCTTCGATCGAACAACCTGCTAAAGCTCTGGATCTCCAACACACTGTTCCGTCTCCACCTCAGGATATTCGGTCTTCTTTAGTCATTCCTCCTTCGATCGGAGCCACTTCCATGGCTGCTCCGGCCATGCCTTCAAGATCCATCCCTCCCGTGACCATTGGTAATGTTCTTCTCACTAATCTTGGTCCTCACAATGCCGATCCCGTTTCTTTGCAACTTTCCTCTCACGATTGCCCAACCAACGAAGATAATCCCTATTTCGTTGGCTCTGGTGACCATCCCGGGTTGATTCTTGTGACTCCTCCCTTGTTCGACCATAACTTTCAGCAATGGCGTCAGGATTTTCACTTGGCTCTTGAAGATAAGAACAAAACTGGCTTCATTGATGGAACTCTTCCACAACCCGATCCTACTAGTCATCTCTTCCATTCTTGGATCCGCTACAACCAAATGGTAATGTCTTGGATTATTCATTGTGTTTGTTTAGATATTAAGAGTAGTGTTATGTTTCTTGATACTGCTTATAAGATGTGGATTGAGCTTACTAACCGTTTTAGTCAAGGGAATGGACCTTGTCTTGTTGAACTTCAAGAATCTCTTACAGATTTACGATAA